A stretch of the Anaerolineae bacterium genome encodes the following:
- the uvrB gene encoding excinuclease ABC subunit UvrB produces the protein MQRAEFNLVAPYQPTGDQPQAVDKLLHGLEAGYRDQTLLGVTGSGKTFTMASVIARWGRPTLVIAHNKTLAAQLYSEFREFFPDNAVEYFVSYYDYYQPEAYIPRTDTYIEKDAAINEEIEKLRLAATQALLTRDDVIIVASVSCIYNIGDPDEYGQTVVEVARGQTLRRESLLRRLVAIYYDRNDMSPSRGKFRVRGDTVDVFPAYRDTALRLEFWGDQVDRITEIDPLTGEILQEHPSVTIFPARHFITREAVLADALRDIEEELEQRLEELRCQDKLLEAQRLEMRTRYDIEMIREMGYCSGIENYSRHLARRKPGDRPWCLIDYFPDDYLLIVDESHMTIPQIRGMYNGDRSRKEVLVDYGFRLPSALDNRPLKFEEFEQVVKQVIYTSATPGPYELQRSQQVVEQIIRPTGLVDPEVVVRPTQGQIDDLIGEIRRRVDRGQRTLVTTLTKRMAEDLSDYLAEMNFKVHYLHSEIDTLQRVEILRDLRLGKYDVVVGINLLREGLDLPEVSLVAILDADKEGFLRSESSLIQTIGRAARHVNGQVILYADTMTDSMKRAIGETNRRRAIQMAYNEEHGIEPTSIVKAVHDLTERVRISEDRAAYSVDLGEVPEGDLERTIAELEKAMRAAAAELEFEKAAILRDQIQEMRRQLQGGDVPEWERLWRIRGKQ, from the coding sequence CATCGCTCACAACAAGACCCTGGCGGCCCAGCTCTACTCCGAGTTCAGGGAGTTCTTCCCCGACAATGCCGTCGAGTACTTCGTCAGCTACTACGACTACTACCAGCCAGAGGCCTACATCCCCCGCACGGACACCTACATCGAGAAGGACGCCGCCATCAACGAGGAGATCGAGAAGCTGCGACTGGCGGCCACCCAGGCCTTACTCACCCGCGACGACGTCATCATCGTCGCTAGCGTCTCCTGTATCTACAACATCGGCGACCCGGACGAGTACGGGCAGACGGTAGTGGAAGTAGCCCGCGGACAGACACTCCGCCGCGAGTCGCTCCTGCGCCGCCTCGTGGCCATCTACTACGACCGCAACGACATGAGTCCGTCTCGGGGCAAGTTCCGCGTGCGCGGCGACACCGTGGACGTCTTCCCCGCGTACCGTGACACGGCCCTGCGCCTCGAGTTCTGGGGCGACCAGGTGGACCGCATCACCGAGATTGATCCCTTGACGGGCGAGATCCTTCAAGAGCATCCCTCGGTGACCATCTTCCCCGCCCGCCATTTCATCACCCGTGAAGCCGTCCTCGCCGACGCCCTGCGCGACATCGAGGAGGAGCTGGAACAGCGCCTGGAGGAGCTGCGCTGTCAGGACAAGCTGCTCGAGGCCCAGCGGCTGGAGATGCGCACCCGCTACGATATCGAGATGATCCGCGAAATGGGCTACTGCTCCGGCATCGAGAACTACTCCCGTCATCTTGCCCGCCGAAAGCCGGGCGACCGTCCCTGGTGCCTGATAGACTACTTCCCCGACGACTACCTGCTCATCGTGGACGAGTCGCACATGACCATCCCCCAGATCCGAGGCATGTACAACGGCGACCGGTCCCGCAAGGAAGTCCTGGTAGACTACGGCTTCCGGTTGCCTTCGGCGCTGGATAACCGGCCCCTGAAGTTCGAGGAGTTCGAGCAGGTGGTCAAGCAGGTCATCTATACCTCGGCCACCCCGGGACCTTACGAGCTGCAGCGGTCGCAGCAGGTGGTGGAGCAGATCATCCGGCCCACTGGTTTGGTAGACCCGGAGGTGGTCGTGCGCCCGACCCAGGGGCAGATAGACGACCTCATCGGGGAGATTAGGCGGCGGGTGGATCGGGGCCAGCGAACCCTGGTCACCACGCTAACCAAGCGCATGGCAGAGGACCTCTCCGACTATCTGGCCGAGATGAACTTCAAGGTGCACTACCTGCACAGCGAGATAGACACCCTCCAGCGCGTGGAGATTCTGCGCGACCTGCGCCTGGGCAAGTACGATGTGGTAGTGGGCATCAACCTCCTCCGCGAGGGACTGGACCTTCCCGAGGTCTCCTTGGTTGCCATCCTGGACGCCGACAAGGAAGGCTTCCTGCGCTCGGAGTCATCGCTGATCCAGACCATCGGCCGGGCGGCGCGCCACGTGAACGGCCAGGTCATCCTGTACGCCGACACCATGACTGATTCCATGAAGCGGGCCATCGGCGAGACTAATCGTCGCCGGGCCATTCAGATGGCCTACAACGAGGAGCACGGCATCGAGCCCACCAGCATCGTCAAGGCGGTGCACGACCTCACTGAGCGCGTCCGGATCTCCGAGGACAGAGCCGCGTACAGCGTTGACCTAGGCGAGGTACCAGAGGGCGACCTGGAGCGGACCATCGCGGAGCTAGAGAAGGCTATGAGGGCGGCGGCCGCGGAGCTGGAGTTCGAGAAGGCGGCTATCCTGCGAGACCAGATCCAAGAAATGCGGCGTCAACTCCAGGGTGGCGACGTCCCCGAGTGGGAACGCCTCTGGAGGATCAGAGGGAAGCAATAG
- a CDS encoding radical SAM protein codes for MSYLLLHRCGELARRARAAWAELASCRLCPRACGVNRLQGERGACGVGAEPVVASWNVHHGEEPPISGTRGSGTIFFSGCSGRCLFCQNYPISQLGVGRPVTVQRLAGMMLELQRRGCHNINFVTPTHFVPAILRATDVAARAGLNIPLVYNSSGFESLETLALLEGVIDVYLPDAKYASDAVALEVSGFPGYVAANRAALKEMARQVGPALVLGPGGLAERGMIVRHLVLPGDLAGTAEVLRWLAREISPQVPVSLMSQYFPAHRALQHPLLGRKLTEGELEQALACFEAAGLAEGWLQEPFEDGDHQAVSGWERARHSAA; via the coding sequence ATGTCCTATCTCCTGCTGCACCGGTGTGGGGAGTTGGCCCGTCGGGCCCGGGCTGCCTGGGCCGAGCTGGCCAGTTGCCGGCTCTGTCCTCGTGCTTGCGGCGTGAACCGGTTGCAGGGTGAGCGAGGCGCCTGCGGCGTAGGGGCCGAGCCCGTGGTGGCCTCTTGGAACGTCCACCATGGCGAGGAACCTCCCATCAGCGGCACTCGGGGCTCCGGCACTATCTTCTTCTCGGGCTGCAGCGGGCGCTGCCTATTCTGCCAGAACTACCCCATCAGCCAGTTGGGCGTGGGCCGCCCGGTCACCGTGCAGCGACTGGCAGGCATGATGCTGGAGCTGCAGCGGCGCGGCTGTCATAACATCAACTTCGTCACCCCTACCCACTTCGTCCCTGCTATCCTGCGGGCCACGGACGTAGCCGCCCGGGCTGGCCTTAACATCCCGCTGGTGTACAACAGCAGTGGGTTCGAATCGCTCGAGACCCTGGCCCTCCTCGAGGGCGTGATAGACGTCTACCTGCCGGACGCCAAGTACGCCTCCGATGCCGTGGCCCTCGAGGTCTCCGGCTTCCCTGGCTACGTGGCCGCCAACCGTGCCGCCCTGAAGGAGATGGCCCGCCAAGTGGGCCCGGCGCTGGTGCTGGGGCCCGGCGGGCTGGCGGAACGGGGCATGATAGTGCGCCACCTGGTGCTGCCGGGAGACCTGGCCGGGACAGCCGAGGTGCTGAGGTGGCTGGCCCGGGAGATATCGCCCCAGGTCCCGGTGAGCCTGATGTCGCAGTACTTCCCCGCCCACCGGGCCTTGCAGCACCCGCTATTGGGCCGCAAGCTCACTGAGGGCGAACTGGAGCAAGCCCTCGCCTGCTTCGAGGCCGCCGGCCTCGCCGAGGGCTGGCTACAGGAGCCCTTCGAGGACGGCGATCACCAGGCTGTCTCCGGCT